The sequence ACCGGTGACGAGGCGcttgaaaagatgaaaatgacCATTCCGAATAAAATACTGTTGAGATTTGTGCAGAAGcaccctttttcttcttctttttttttcaaaaatttccgaaataaatattaatttgatggGCAGAAGTAGGGAATCAGACAGACGTATCACGGTGCGTGGTAAACtccatgatatatatatatatatatatatatactcatttataatattattaattgttagCAGCATAatcatgaattaatttaattccaacatatatatatagccaatatcataaaatttccAACACAAAATTCAcacttaattataactaatatgATGGGTGATGTAAGATTTGGACCTAGCTACCTCAAACAATAAGAGCTGGACACATGGCAAAGCATTGAGTTCGCTCATGTTCTCATCaaatgaacatatatatatatatatatatatatatgatgtcacacaaaaattgaaaagcaaACAAGATAACGTTGTGGTCGGGGACCTCATCTtacatatgcatttttttctcctctacgctattcttatttcttttctttttgctttttatttttttaagaaacggacaaatacataatatatgtgaatctcaaaattttattctaaaaatatgtttttttttttaaaaaaaaaggttttaggacttataaactatttaaacTTCTCGTttgcaattaatataaattacatgtATACATTTGGAATGAGTTCATGACCTCTTTCCCATTAACAGATAATTTTTGAAGTCATTCAGAATTACAATACATCGCATCGATCAAGTATCAactaataatcaattaaattaatatttacatatatatacataaaacatACTGAAATTGAAACTAAAATTCATATACAGATAcgtatttcttataattattttgttcttaattaatcaattatttccCGAGAAAATTTGGTTATATGTGAGTGATGAGGTGGGCGATGTCATGCTATCAATTTCGTCAGAAAAATTCTATCCCCATTGCCTGTACCTTTACGGGAatcaattcttttgtttttatgaacaaaaagaaaaaataaaaataaaaataaaaaagggtcCCAATTGGATAAATCCAActtccttctccaactcatcAGATGCCTATTGAAAGCTACACCACAAACTTAATTGGACCACTAATTAGTTCACTtaaaaccatcaaattctacaTAATTCACTAATTAATCAccaactatatattaattaattcataccacccaagaaataaacaagaaaaatcgaatgaaatttaaataaatacttggAGATTCtatttaaagaatattgatatttgtCTTGAAAAATAGTGACGACAATAAATAGTGGAAAAAGACATGACATATCTATCTAAGGTacatattgtaataaattatgataaaatcgTCATAGAATGGGAAGAGGCGTAGCCGTACCAAGGACACGTCTCAATTTTTTCCGTATATATGCAGAGATTCGTTATCGTGAAATGTTATGCACCTTTTTTCATTCAGTGGCAGTGCTGCTCCACATCAATCACTCTCAAACTAATCATAAAACctcaccccccccccccgcccaCCATTTAATCCTTAAACACACATCTAATCTGGATTAAGACGTCCTTAATCCCTCCAATCCTATGTTTAAAAGAGAACCAATTAGTGGCTTGGATCGACCCTACCCCCAAAgatttctatataaatatcGCCAAACACTCCCCATTTTCCTCACAACAAACCTcaactcctcctcctcctcctacTACTCATCAATCCACACTTAGAGAGAAAAACGCCGCAGCCTTTTCCTGTTATTGCAATATCAAATGGATAGAGTAAGCAAAATGGTGTCTGAGAAGCCTGTGGTGATCTTTAGCAAGACACAATGCTGCATGAGCCACACCATTAGGTCCCTCTTCTGCGATTTTGGTGTCAATCCAACTGTGTACGAGCTCGATGAGATCTCAAGGGGACGGGAAATCGAGCAGGCGCTGTCGAGGCTTGGCTGCAACCCTACCGTGCCCGCCGTGTTCATCGGTGGCGAGTTTGTGGGAGGGGCTAATGAGATCATGAGCCTCCACCTCAAGAGATCCTTAAAGCCCATGCTCAAGAGGGCCGGAGCCCTCTGGGTGTAAAGTAACAATAGAGCTGTGTGTCAAATACGTACGAGTTAATAACtgtgcaattttttttgcacGATGCGTACGTACTTGTATGTTTTACAACGAGAGAGTCGTCGGAATAGTTGGTAGAGATAGAGAGGGAGAGATAGAGAGTCTAAGGAACTTCGTGCTCTAGTTACTTTTCCtaactactatatatatatatatgtgtgtatcaCTAATTTTCGATCTAAATAATGTGTTTAGTGAAGCTGCAGAGgactatatatacatgtttttGGCTGATTAATGTATCATCAACACTTTTACTATGAATGTtacttccttttcttttcttggaccACTTAATTCAGGACTTAAATTCACTAGCTTTATAAGACTTTAATATGATAATGTTCGATTCTATGATggctaataataattaaatatataattagttctcggaacacataaaaatttaaattaaaaacttgttaaggtaattataataactGCAAAAGAGTTCCACATACTTGATAAGTAATTACCCTAATTAAGTTTGCCTAATTTTGACCTTTATTGTTAAAATGAGTTTGTGAGAAAATCTTTTTGTCACCCTCAAAACGTCTCTGTAAAAT comes from Sesamum indicum cultivar Zhongzhi No. 13 linkage group LG10, S_indicum_v1.0, whole genome shotgun sequence and encodes:
- the LOC105171482 gene encoding monothiol glutaredoxin-S4 yields the protein MDRVSKMVSEKPVVIFSKTQCCMSHTIRSLFCDFGVNPTVYELDEISRGREIEQALSRLGCNPTVPAVFIGGEFVGGANEIMSLHLKRSLKPMLKRAGALWV